The Apis cerana isolate GH-2021 linkage group LG12, AcerK_1.0, whole genome shotgun sequence genome window below encodes:
- the LOC107995528 gene encoding protein penguin isoform X2, with protein MTTRKLKINSESKLQKNKRENNDDNINSNIKKIKSNELKIKKTEEKYKKTLTKNDKENHNRNINDKFEIIKNSIEKPNWMEFKKQKKELKEKYKAKRFNDIYNITITAKQFSEKFRRSDCSKLERKKLILKTHNMLKNNYNRIILTHDMSRIIQWILKYCDGKIRQAIFQELKPSILSMIKSKYAKNCIKIMLKHGSQQIRHEIISVFYGNVIRFMCHSVSSSLLEVIYSTWATEIEKIYFKQEFYGDMYKQAKDKKIKTLSDTYKIAEDMKTATLSAVKGNLMKILNKKILNSTLLHCVLLEFLNDCPIEDRTEIITMLKNSIVELSQTKFGSKVAAMCIWHGTNKDRKIIMKALKGNIKTISMSEHGYLILLALFDSVDDTVLIKKIIFSEIQNDLIDIALNDYGKHVILYLIARRNSHYFAPSIVKYLEQGDNNAISKKPANIREKELLYSISDLLLESVTTNTSIWISNSSIAMTQNQKSKKEMKNINQLNMQVYI; from the exons atgacaacacgaaaattaaaaattaacagcgaatcaaaattacaaaaaaataaaagagaaaataatgatgataatataaatagtaatataaaaaagattaaaagtaatgaacttaaaattaaaaaaacagaagaaaaatacaaaaaaacttTGACAAAAAATGACAAAGAAAACcacaatagaaatataaatgataagtttgaaataataaaaaactctATAGAAAAACCTAATTGGATGGaatttaagaaacaaaaaaaagaacttaaagaaaaatataaagcaaaacgttttaatgatatttataatataacaattacagCAAAGCAATTTAGTGAAAAGTTTCGTAGATCTGATTGTTCAAAATTAGAACGTAAAAAGCTAATCTTAAAAACacataatatgttaaaaaataattataatagaataatacttACACATGATATGTCTCGAATTATTCAATGGATACTTAAATATTGTGATGGAAAAATTCGACAAgctatttttcaagaattaaaaCCATCAATTTTGTCTatgattaaatcaaaatatgcaaaaaactgtattaaaataatgttaaaacatGGATCTCAGCAGATTAgacatgaaattatttctgttttttatgGTAATGTAATAAGATTTATGTGTCATTCTGTATCTTCATCATTATTAGAAGTTATTTATTCAACATGGGCAacggaaatagaaaaaatatattttaaacaggaATTTTATGGTGATATGTATAAACAagctaaagataaaaaaattaaaacattatctgatacatataaaattgcaGAAGATATGAAAACAGCAACATTATCTGCAgtaaaaggaaatttaatgaaaatattaaataagaaaattttaaattctacttTATTGCATTGTGTTCTTTTAGAATTCTTAAATGATTGTCCCATTGAAGATAGAACAGAAATAATtactatgttaaaaaattcaatagttGAATTGTCTCAAACAAAATTTGGTTCAAAAGTTGCTGCAATGTGTATATGGCATGGTACAaacaaagatagaaaaattattatgaaagctTTAAAAgggaatataaaaactatttcgATGTCTGAACATGgatatttaatactattaGCATTATTTGATTCAGTAGATGATACTGttttaatcaagaaaattatattctcagaaatacaaaatgatttaatagatatagCATTAAATGATTACGGAAAGCatgtaattttgtatttaatagcTAGAAGAAATTCCCATTATTTTGCTCCCagtatagtaaaatatttggaGCAAGGAGATAATAATGCAATAAGTAAAAAACCAGctaatataagagaaaaagaacttttatattcaatttctgaTTTACTTCTAGAATCTGTAACCACAAATACCTCAATTTGGATATCTAATAGTTCTATTGCAATG actcaaaatcaaaaatcaaagaagGAGATGAAGAATATAAACCAATTGAACATGCAGGTTTACATATGA
- the LOC107995528 gene encoding pumilio homolog 3 isoform X1 has translation MTTRKLKINSESKLQKNKRENNDDNINSNIKKIKSNELKIKKTEEKYKKTLTKNDKENHNRNINDKFEIIKNSIEKPNWMEFKKQKKELKEKYKAKRFNDIYNITITAKQFSEKFRRSDCSKLERKKLILKTHNMLKNNYNRIILTHDMSRIIQWILKYCDGKIRQAIFQELKPSILSMIKSKYAKNCIKIMLKHGSQQIRHEIISVFYGNVIRFMCHSVSSSLLEVIYSTWATEIEKIYFKQEFYGDMYKQAKDKKIKTLSDTYKIAEDMKTATLSAVKGNLMKILNKKILNSTLLHCVLLEFLNDCPIEDRTEIITMLKNSIVELSQTKFGSKVAAMCIWHGTNKDRKIIMKALKGNIKTISMSEHGYLILLALFDSVDDTVLIKKIIFSEIQNDLIDIALNDYGKHVILYLIARRNSHYFAPSIVKYLEQGDNNAISKKPANIREKELLYSISDLLLESVTTNTSIWISNSSIAMVTLAILKIGIGEKLKRAFEAIAIFISDSKSKIKEGDEEYKPIEHAGLHMMLKKLIQNDKELQKKTECTFGEILINYLKTNIVEKWIECNRGCFLLILLLENETMSVGNVILSKLKPMINILKSKQNPGAKILLEKLK, from the coding sequence atgacaacacgaaaattaaaaattaacagcgaatcaaaattacaaaaaaataaaagagaaaataatgatgataatataaatagtaatataaaaaagattaaaagtaatgaacttaaaattaaaaaaacagaagaaaaatacaaaaaaacttTGACAAAAAATGACAAAGAAAACcacaatagaaatataaatgataagtttgaaataataaaaaactctATAGAAAAACCTAATTGGATGGaatttaagaaacaaaaaaaagaacttaaagaaaaatataaagcaaaacgttttaatgatatttataatataacaattacagCAAAGCAATTTAGTGAAAAGTTTCGTAGATCTGATTGTTCAAAATTAGAACGTAAAAAGCTAATCTTAAAAACacataatatgttaaaaaataattataatagaataatacttACACATGATATGTCTCGAATTATTCAATGGATACTTAAATATTGTGATGGAAAAATTCGACAAgctatttttcaagaattaaaaCCATCAATTTTGTCTatgattaaatcaaaatatgcaaaaaactgtattaaaataatgttaaaacatGGATCTCAGCAGATTAgacatgaaattatttctgttttttatgGTAATGTAATAAGATTTATGTGTCATTCTGTATCTTCATCATTATTAGAAGTTATTTATTCAACATGGGCAacggaaatagaaaaaatatattttaaacaggaATTTTATGGTGATATGTATAAACAagctaaagataaaaaaattaaaacattatctgatacatataaaattgcaGAAGATATGAAAACAGCAACATTATCTGCAgtaaaaggaaatttaatgaaaatattaaataagaaaattttaaattctacttTATTGCATTGTGTTCTTTTAGAATTCTTAAATGATTGTCCCATTGAAGATAGAACAGAAATAATtactatgttaaaaaattcaatagttGAATTGTCTCAAACAAAATTTGGTTCAAAAGTTGCTGCAATGTGTATATGGCATGGTACAaacaaagatagaaaaattattatgaaagctTTAAAAgggaatataaaaactatttcgATGTCTGAACATGgatatttaatactattaGCATTATTTGATTCAGTAGATGATACTGttttaatcaagaaaattatattctcagaaatacaaaatgatttaatagatatagCATTAAATGATTACGGAAAGCatgtaattttgtatttaatagcTAGAAGAAATTCCCATTATTTTGCTCCCagtatagtaaaatatttggaGCAAGGAGATAATAATGCAATAAGTAAAAAACCAGctaatataagagaaaaagaacttttatattcaatttctgaTTTACTTCTAGAATCTGTAACCACAAATACCTCAATTTGGATATCTAATAGTTCTATTGCAATGGTAACATTagcaatattgaaaataggtattggagaaaaattaaaaagagccTTTGAAGCTAttgctatatttatttcagactcaaaatcaaaaatcaaagaagGAGATGAAGAATATAAACCAATTGAACATGCAGGTTTACATATGAtgttaaaaaaacttatacaaaatgataaagaattacaaaaaaaaactgaatGTACATttggagaaatattaattaattatttaaaaacaaatattgtagaaaaatGGATAGAATGCAATAGGggatgttttttattaatattattactagaaaatgaaacaatgtCTGTTGGAAATGTTAtactttctaaattaaaaccaatgataaatattttaaaatcaaaacaaaatccaggtgctaaaattttattagaaaaattaaaataa